The proteins below come from a single Drosophila miranda strain MSH22 chromosome Y unlocalized genomic scaffold, D.miranda_PacBio2.1 Contig_Y1_pilon, whole genome shotgun sequence genomic window:
- the LOC117191071 gene encoding uncharacterized protein LOC117191071 → MNRDEILALLVADLRDKLAEIGLNRTGRKVELQNRLLAHYGFQTDQNDEEVRDEGETADEINEELSFRTVASNNEQARGNERRDENPIGSGQRRQADSFNSGRSWFTLKDVEGSVSQFSGTSSPDINQWIEELEECALTVEWNQLQVFIYAKQLLSGAAKLFIRSQRDIRDWNVLKGALIDEFGVKVSSAEIHRRLGKRQKRKNETLHEYLYALMELAKPIYFVSGIPDSSTNKALLYQARNMRQSKVQIEAYQKMTGSVRSQGKFDSHFNKGEKELVKSAEKFKKCFNCGDESHIKRDCPKRDNRCFS, encoded by the exons ATGAATAGAGATGAGATTTTGGCACTGTTGGTGGCAGATTTGCGCGATAAATTGGCCGAGATAGGTTTAAATAGAACCGGAAGAAAAGTTGAATTGCAAAACAGACTGCTGGCTCACTATGGTTTTCAAACCGATCAAAACGATGAAGAAGTTAGGGATGAGGGAGAGACTGCAG ATGAGATTAATGAAGAGTTATCATTTAGAACAGTGGCCTCAAATAATGAACAAGCAAGGGGAAATGAAAGGCGAGATGAAAATCCAATTGGATCTGGTCAGAGGCGGCAAGCAGACAGTTTTAATTCAGGAAGGTCATGGTTTACGTTGAAAGATGTAGAAGGCAGTGTGTCACAGTTTTCGGGTACAAGTTCACCAGACATTAATCAGTGGATCGAAGAACTCGAGGAGTGTGCACTCACGGTGGAATGGAACCAATTACAGGTGTTCATTTATGCCAAACAATTGCTCAGTGGGGCAGCGAAGCTTTTTATTCGAAGTCAACGCGATATTCGTGATTGGAATGTTTTAAAGGGTGCATTGATCGACGAATTTGGGGTGAAGGTGTCATCAGCTGAGATACATCGTAGGCTAGGGAAGCGGCAGAAGAGGAAGAACGAAACGTTGCACGAGTATCTATACGCTCTGATGGAGTTGGCAAAGCCAATATATTTTGTCAGCGGGATTCCAGATTCTAGTACAAACAAGGCTTTACTGTATCAAGCTAGGAATATGAGGCAATCGAAGGTGCAAATTGAGGCATACCAGAAAATGACAGGGTCGGTGAGATCACAAGGGAAGTTTGACTCACACTTCAATAAAGGAGAAAAAGAGTTAGTGAAATCAgcggaaaagtttaaaaagtgTTTTAACTGCGGAGATGAGTCGCATATTAAGCGGGATTGTCCAAAAAGAGATAACAGGTGTTTCAGCTAG